A window of the Desulforapulum autotrophicum HRM2 genome harbors these coding sequences:
- a CDS encoding nitrate reductase subunit alpha: MLKESFLNRLRFFRPKANARGCQEEKTADNWAEIRCGQREWEDFYRRRWQYDKKVRSTHGVNCTGSCSWDVYVKNGILVWETQNTDYPDCGEGYPNHEPRGCPRGATYSWYTYSPVRLKYPLIRSSLMEMWREALGQCQDPLEAWTSIIEDPEKRRRFHKDRGKGGFVRSSWDEAATITAASLIHTIKKYGPDRIFGFTPIPAMSMVCYASGARFLSLIGGSMISFYDWYCDLPPSSPQIWGEQTDVPESADWYESTYMIVWGTNVPMTRTPDAHFYTEARYRGARVTAVAPDYAEYVKFADTWLPATAGTDGALAMAMTHVIFKEFYMDRQVDYFMAYAKTYTDLPFVVVLEPDNDTWSPGRFLRASDLDLKSKNAQWKTMLYNAADASFCVPNGSIGFRWSEEGLWNLKLEENGKQINPLLSFASEADVWEKVSFPIFELHEASSRIGITPVKKIQTPAGEIYVTTVFDLMAAHLGILPIQAPEATADYPTGYEDPRPYTPAWQEPITGVPQADVIRVAREFADNAEKTRGKSMILLGAGTNHWYHSDMIYRTIIGMTTLCGCQGVNGGGWAHYVGQEKVRPQAAWSQVAFGSDWIRPPRQQNGTSFFYFATDQWRYDNFNPSVLHSPLSKTAPARHMADYNVIAARLGWLPSYPQFDQNPLELCKEAMEQGATSDEEIIAYAVKQLKSGKLKFAIEDPDNPANFPRVLFLWRANLLGASGKGHEYFLKHLLGVENAVFNQDSTLRPEEIKWRNPAPEGKLDLLVTMELRMSTSALYADIALPAAGWYEMHDLNTTDMHPFIHPFNPAIDPPWESRTNWDQFKTIAEKFSELAAVHLGNVQDLVATPLMHDSPGEIAQPEVNDWRKGQGEPVPGETLPNLTVIQRDFPNAHKMMTALGPLAEKVGVGSKGVMWNASDEYESLKKIVGTIDKEGISKGMPSLEQGKQVAETILALAPETNGEVAVKSWAGVEQKTGLSLQHLSKARQGVKFRFDDLTVQPRKIITSPIWSGIESEERRYSPFVINIEEKVPFRTLTGRAQFYLDHQWMRDFGEHLPVYRPPLDMVTLESTNVKRNPGREIILNYLTPHSKWSIHSTYSDTLTMLTLFRGGEAIWISDEDAKKIDVRDNDWLECFNVNGVVMAKAVISPRIPEGNAFMYHAQERLINTPGSKRSGLRGGTHNSVTRIMVKPTHMIGGYAQLSYGFNYYGPVGSQRDEIIVVRKAGEVEWYED; this comes from the coding sequence ATGCTTAAGGAATCGTTTCTGAACCGGCTGCGGTTTTTTCGACCCAAAGCCAACGCACGTGGTTGCCAGGAGGAAAAAACTGCAGACAATTGGGCTGAAATTAGATGTGGTCAGCGGGAATGGGAAGATTTTTACCGGCGGCGCTGGCAGTACGATAAAAAAGTCCGCTCCACCCATGGTGTCAACTGTACTGGATCCTGTTCCTGGGATGTTTATGTTAAAAACGGCATCCTGGTTTGGGAAACCCAGAATACAGATTATCCGGATTGCGGAGAAGGTTATCCAAACCACGAACCCCGTGGTTGTCCCCGGGGAGCCACCTATTCGTGGTACACCTACAGTCCGGTTCGGTTGAAATATCCTTTGATAAGGTCCAGCCTGATGGAAATGTGGAGGGAGGCCCTGGGTCAATGTCAGGATCCGTTAGAGGCCTGGACGAGCATAATTGAGGATCCTGAAAAACGTCGCCGGTTTCACAAGGACCGCGGAAAAGGCGGATTTGTCAGATCCTCCTGGGATGAGGCTGCGACCATCACGGCAGCCTCCCTGATTCACACCATCAAAAAATACGGGCCGGATCGGATTTTCGGATTTACCCCAATTCCTGCCATGTCCATGGTGTGTTATGCATCCGGTGCCCGTTTTCTTTCGCTGATCGGCGGTTCCATGATCAGCTTTTACGATTGGTATTGTGATCTGCCCCCTTCTTCACCCCAGATATGGGGAGAGCAGACCGATGTCCCTGAAAGTGCAGACTGGTATGAATCCACATATATGATTGTATGGGGAACCAATGTGCCCATGACCCGTACGCCGGACGCCCATTTTTACACGGAAGCCCGTTACAGGGGTGCCAGGGTGACTGCTGTTGCGCCCGATTATGCAGAATATGTCAAGTTTGCCGACACCTGGCTACCGGCCACAGCAGGCACAGATGGTGCCCTTGCAATGGCCATGACCCACGTCATCTTCAAAGAATTTTACATGGACCGTCAGGTTGACTATTTCATGGCGTATGCAAAGACGTATACAGATCTTCCCTTTGTTGTGGTGCTTGAACCTGACAATGACACCTGGTCTCCAGGACGATTCCTGCGTGCTTCAGATCTGGATCTAAAATCCAAAAATGCCCAGTGGAAAACCATGCTTTACAATGCCGCTGACGCTTCGTTTTGTGTTCCCAACGGCAGCATCGGTTTCAGATGGAGCGAAGAGGGTCTCTGGAATCTGAAACTGGAAGAAAACGGTAAACAGATCAACCCGCTGCTCAGTTTTGCATCGGAGGCAGATGTCTGGGAAAAAGTCTCGTTTCCCATTTTTGAATTACACGAAGCATCATCCAGGATCGGCATTACACCGGTTAAAAAAATTCAAACCCCCGCAGGAGAGATATACGTCACCACTGTCTTTGATCTCATGGCAGCCCACCTGGGGATTCTTCCGATACAGGCACCTGAAGCAACGGCAGATTATCCAACAGGGTATGAAGATCCCAGGCCCTATACGCCTGCCTGGCAGGAACCCATCACAGGCGTACCCCAGGCAGATGTTATCCGGGTGGCCCGGGAGTTTGCTGACAATGCTGAAAAAACCCGGGGGAAATCCATGATTCTCCTCGGGGCCGGTACCAACCACTGGTATCACAGTGATATGATTTACAGAACCATTATCGGGATGACCACCCTGTGCGGTTGTCAGGGGGTGAATGGCGGCGGGTGGGCCCACTATGTCGGGCAGGAAAAAGTTCGTCCCCAGGCGGCCTGGTCCCAGGTGGCATTTGGATCAGACTGGATTCGCCCTCCCCGCCAGCAGAACGGCACTTCGTTTTTTTATTTTGCAACCGACCAGTGGCGCTACGATAATTTCAATCCCAGCGTTCTCCATTCACCATTAAGCAAGACCGCACCCGCCCGTCATATGGCCGATTATAATGTCATTGCTGCTCGTCTGGGGTGGCTGCCCTCCTATCCTCAGTTTGATCAGAATCCCCTGGAGTTGTGTAAAGAAGCCATGGAACAGGGGGCCACATCTGATGAGGAAATCATCGCCTATGCGGTGAAACAGCTTAAAAGCGGTAAGTTGAAATTTGCCATCGAAGATCCGGACAACCCGGCAAATTTTCCCCGGGTTCTGTTCCTCTGGCGGGCAAATCTGCTGGGAGCCAGCGGAAAAGGTCATGAATATTTCCTGAAACATCTGCTGGGCGTTGAAAATGCGGTCTTTAATCAAGACAGCACCCTTCGTCCCGAAGAAATTAAATGGCGCAACCCGGCTCCTGAGGGAAAACTGGATCTTTTGGTAACCATGGAGCTGCGCATGTCCACCAGTGCGCTCTATGCCGACATCGCCCTGCCGGCTGCCGGCTGGTATGAAATGCATGATTTAAATACCACGGATATGCATCCCTTCATTCATCCGTTCAACCCTGCCATTGATCCTCCCTGGGAAAGCCGGACCAACTGGGATCAGTTTAAAACCATTGCAGAAAAATTTTCAGAACTTGCAGCTGTTCATCTTGGAAATGTTCAGGATCTGGTGGCAACCCCGCTGATGCACGACAGCCCGGGTGAGATTGCCCAGCCGGAAGTCAACGACTGGCGAAAAGGGCAGGGCGAGCCTGTTCCGGGCGAAACACTTCCCAATCTGACGGTGATCCAGCGTGATTTCCCCAATGCCCATAAGATGATGACGGCCCTGGGCCCCCTGGCAGAGAAAGTTGGTGTGGGGTCAAAAGGGGTTATGTGGAATGCATCCGATGAGTATGAATCATTGAAAAAAATTGTGGGAACAATCGATAAGGAGGGTATCAGCAAGGGGATGCCCTCCCTGGAACAGGGAAAACAGGTTGCTGAAACGATCCTGGCCCTTGCACCGGAGACCAATGGAGAAGTCGCTGTAAAATCCTGGGCAGGGGTGGAACAAAAAACAGGATTGAGCCTTCAGCATTTGAGTAAAGCCCGTCAAGGCGTAAAATTTAGGTTCGATGATCTCACAGTCCAGCCTCGGAAAATCATCACCTCCCCCATCTGGAGCGGTATTGAATCTGAAGAACGCCGTTATTCACCGTTTGTCATCAATATTGAGGAGAAGGTGCCGTTCCGAACCCTCACTGGTCGGGCACAGTTTTATCTGGATCATCAATGGATGCGAGATTTTGGAGAACACCTTCCGGTGTATCGCCCGCCATTGGATATGGTGACCCTTGAATCGACAAATGTTAAACGCAATCCTGGCAGGGAAATCATACTTAATTATCTGACTCCCCATTCCAAGTGGTCAATCCACAGCACTTACTCCGATACACTGACTATGCTGACGCTATTTCGGGGGGGAGAAGCCATCTGGATCAGCGACGAGGATGCAAAAAAAATTGATGTCCGAGACAATGACTGGCTGGAATGTTTTAACGTCAACGGTGTGGTTATGGCCAAGGCTGTGATAAGTCCAAGGATACCTGAGGGAAACGCATTCATGTACCATGCCCAGGAGCGCCTGATCAACACACCTGGATCAAAACGGTCCGGTCTGCGGGGGGGCACCCACAACAGCGTCACCCGGATTATGGTCAAACCGACCCATATGATTGGCGGCTATGCACAGCTTAGTTATGGATTTAATTACTATGGACCAGTGGGGTCCCAGCGGGATGAAATAATAGTGGTCCGCAAGGCAGGGGAGGTCGAATGGTATGAGGATTAA
- a CDS encoding TetR/AcrR family transcriptional regulator: MSASNKYLPAEERRAVTVEAVVELAGEQNPSDITTAAIAKRMGLTQGALFRHFKNKDAILQAVMEWVTERLMSRIEKAVHAETSPLAALEGMFMAHVGFITEHPGIPRMLFGELQRSEETAPKRIVQTLIRRYSEHLNRLFEQGKTCGELDEKLDNEAAASLFIGTIQGLVMQSLIAGDVGHMRRNALKVFTIYQRGIRRAS; the protein is encoded by the coding sequence ATGAGCGCATCAAACAAATATCTTCCGGCTGAAGAACGACGGGCGGTGACGGTAGAGGCGGTGGTTGAGTTGGCTGGTGAACAAAACCCGAGCGACATTACCACGGCTGCCATAGCCAAACGCATGGGATTGACTCAGGGTGCACTTTTTCGTCATTTCAAAAACAAGGATGCCATCTTACAGGCGGTTATGGAATGGGTGACCGAACGGTTAATGTCTCGCATCGAAAAAGCAGTACACGCAGAAACCTCTCCCCTTGCCGCACTGGAAGGCATGTTTATGGCGCATGTGGGCTTTATAACAGAGCATCCCGGTATTCCACGCATGTTGTTTGGTGAATTGCAACGCTCGGAAGAAACTGCGCCCAAGCGGATAGTGCAAACGCTCATCCGCCGTTATTCGGAACACCTCAATCGTTTGTTTGAACAGGGAAAGACCTGCGGTGAGCTTGATGAAAAGCTTGATAACGAGGCTGCGGCCTCCCTCTTCATCGGCACCATTCAAGGATTGGTCATGCAATCGTTGATAGCCGGAGATGTGGGTCATATGCGCCGCAATGCGCTGAAAGTATTTACCATCTATCAAAGGGGTATCAGGAGGGCATCATGA
- a CDS encoding efflux RND transporter periplasmic adaptor subunit, with the protein MKKLPLKKRSLALIAVLVPLLALFVYVALRSGPLAPVSVVLATVEDKSLSPALFGIGNIEARYTYRIGPTVAGRVKRLDVHVGDRVKAGQVLGEMDPVDLNEHIRAQDATLKRASAQLNEAQVRRDYAQTQALRYEHLLQARSTSEEVVATKQHDLLVAKAGLTAAQEELYSLRAEREALAAQRSNLSLIAPVDSLVVSRDAEPGTTVVPGQTVVELIDPDTLWINVRFDQIRAQGLAPGLSAQIALRSQKGKQKAGRVLRVEPLADAVTEETLAKVVFDQMPDPLPPVGELVEITVTLPTLGATPIAPNAAIHKIDGRLGVWQVTHDDLHFIPVSLGIADLEGRVQIQEGLKAGDRIVVYSENVLNAHSRIHVVDHIQGVRQ; encoded by the coding sequence ATGAAAAAACTGCCTTTAAAAAAACGGTCATTGGCACTGATAGCGGTACTTGTTCCTCTGCTTGCTCTTTTTGTCTATGTGGCCTTGCGTTCCGGGCCCCTTGCTCCGGTATCCGTTGTATTGGCCACGGTCGAGGATAAGAGCCTCTCACCGGCACTGTTCGGTATTGGAAACATTGAGGCCCGTTACACCTACAGGATTGGTCCAACGGTTGCGGGGCGGGTCAAACGCCTGGATGTACATGTCGGTGATCGAGTCAAGGCTGGACAAGTGCTTGGTGAAATGGACCCGGTGGATCTTAATGAACATATCAGGGCCCAGGATGCCACGTTGAAACGGGCAAGCGCTCAACTAAACGAGGCGCAGGTGCGTAGGGATTATGCGCAGACTCAGGCTTTACGTTACGAGCATCTGCTTCAAGCACGCTCCACCAGTGAGGAAGTGGTAGCCACCAAGCAGCACGACCTGCTGGTTGCAAAAGCGGGGCTGACTGCAGCACAAGAGGAGCTATATAGTTTACGTGCCGAACGCGAGGCGTTAGCGGCGCAGCGCAGTAATCTGTCTCTTATTGCGCCAGTTGACAGCCTGGTTGTTTCACGTGATGCCGAACCGGGAACCACTGTAGTCCCAGGTCAGACTGTCGTGGAACTGATCGATCCGGACACCCTCTGGATCAATGTCCGCTTTGATCAAATTCGTGCACAGGGTCTCGCCCCAGGCCTGTCCGCCCAGATCGCATTACGCTCCCAGAAAGGGAAACAAAAGGCCGGACGTGTACTGAGGGTCGAACCCCTGGCAGACGCGGTAACAGAAGAAACCCTTGCCAAGGTTGTCTTCGATCAAATGCCTGATCCACTGCCGCCTGTCGGTGAACTGGTGGAAATCACGGTCACCCTGCCGACCCTTGGGGCAACGCCGATTGCTCCCAATGCCGCCATCCACAAAATTGACGGCAGGTTGGGCGTGTGGCAGGTCACCCATGACGATCTTCACTTTATACCCGTTTCACTGGGGATTGCCGATCTGGAGGGCCGTGTGCAAATACAAGAGGGGCTCAAGGCGGGTGACCGGATAGTGGTCTACAGCGAAAACGTCTTGAATGCCCACAGCCGGATTCACGTCGTTGACCATATTCAGGGGGTGAGGCAATGA